ATGCCGGGCGGCGTGAACAGCCCGGCCCGCGCGTTCGGCGCCGTCGGGGGGACGCCGATTTTCATCGACCGCGCTGATGGGGCCTATCTCTATGACGTCGATGGCAATCGGTACATCGATTACATCGGTTCGTGGGGGCCGATGATCTTGGGGCATCGTCACCCCGAAGTCGTTGCGGCGATTGAACGTGCGCTGGCGCACGGCACGAGCTACGGGGCGCCGACGGAAGCGGAGAGCGAGCTTGCCGAGCGAATCATCGATGCGGTGGCGTCGATTGAGAAGGTGCGGCTAGTGAGCTCCGGCACCGAAGCGACGATGAGCGCGATTCGTCTCGCCCGCGGCTACACCGGTCGCGACATGCTCATCAAGTTCGCTGGCAACTACCATGGGCACGTCGACAGTCTGCTCGTCGCGGCCGGGAGTTCGGCGGCGACGCTGGGGGCGCCAAATTCGCCCGGCGTCACGGCGGGGGCGTCGAAGGATACGCTCGTCGTTGAATACAACGACGTTGCGGAATTGGAGCAGGCCTTCACAGCTCACGGCGACAAGATTGCCGGCGTCATTCTCGAACCGGTGGTCGGCAACATGGGCGTCGTGGCGCCGAGCCGCGAGTTCGTCGACGCGCTCCATCGCCTCACGCAGAAGCATGGGGCACTGCTCGTCTGTGATGAGGTGATGACGGGCTTCCGCGTCGCGTTCGGCGGGGCGCAGTCGGTGTTCGGGATTCAGCCCGACATCACGACGCTGGGCAAGATCGTCGGCGGCGGGTTGCCGGTTGGCGCTTACGGCGGACGGGCCGAGATTATGAACTACATTTTGCCGGCGGGCAAAGTCTTTCAGGCGGGAACGCTAAGCGGCAATCCGCTGGCGACCGCGGCGGGGTCGGCTACGCTGCGACTGCTGAAAGAAGAGTCGCCTTACGAGCGGCTCGATGCGCTCACCTCACGCTTGGCGAATGGCTTGCATCACGCCGTCGAGCGAGCAGGAATTCCGCACACGATCGCGCGAGTCGGCAGCATGATGACGCTCTTCTTTCACCCTGGCCCGATCCGCGGTTGGCGTGAGGCGAGTCAGTGCGATACGGCGCGGTTCGCCAGCTACTTTTGGGGGCTGATGGATCGCGGCGTCTACATGCCGTGTAGCCAATTTGAGGCGCTGTTCGTGTCGACGGCGCATACCGAGGCCGACATCGATGCGACGATTGCGGCTGCGGAAGATGCGCTGCGGTAGCTCTTCCACCCCCTGGCTCCGCCAGGGGGTGGCGCCATGCGCGGCAGTGTCTCTCGGAATGGTGGCCGACCCCCTGGCGGAGCCAGGGGCTAGGAAGGAGGAGGCGCCGCGTGTTGCTAGACAGCCTCCGCGGCGTCGGCTTTTTCTTCGGCAGCGCTTTTGCGGAAGTAGTCGGGAACCAGTTCTAGCGGGCTGATCGCTCCACCGCTGGCGACTTTGAGCATGCCAAGTCGCCCCACGGCGATGGCAGACGGGTTCCACTGCG
This sequence is a window from Lacipirellula parvula. Protein-coding genes within it:
- the hemL gene encoding glutamate-1-semialdehyde 2,1-aminomutase codes for the protein MAGQPSKVARPRSVAAFERALTLMPGGVNSPARAFGAVGGTPIFIDRADGAYLYDVDGNRYIDYIGSWGPMILGHRHPEVVAAIERALAHGTSYGAPTEAESELAERIIDAVASIEKVRLVSSGTEATMSAIRLARGYTGRDMLIKFAGNYHGHVDSLLVAAGSSAATLGAPNSPGVTAGASKDTLVVEYNDVAELEQAFTAHGDKIAGVILEPVVGNMGVVAPSREFVDALHRLTQKHGALLVCDEVMTGFRVAFGGAQSVFGIQPDITTLGKIVGGGLPVGAYGGRAEIMNYILPAGKVFQAGTLSGNPLATAAGSATLRLLKEESPYERLDALTSRLANGLHHAVERAGIPHTIARVGSMMTLFFHPGPIRGWREASQCDTARFASYFWGLMDRGVYMPCSQFEALFVSTAHTEADIDATIAAAEDALR